The following are encoded together in the Phragmites australis chromosome 19, lpPhrAust1.1, whole genome shotgun sequence genome:
- the LOC133899996 gene encoding transcription factor LUX-like isoform X1: MREIHPSSMEESNKGFESSTDQPPSGGEAEEDAAADAPHGRDGSSSNSSTVELEEAGGDSSRKTGASSSSVRPYVRSKNPRLRWTPELHLCFLRAVEKLGGQDRATPKLVLQLMNVKGLSIGHVKSHLQMYRSKKIDDSGQDYSFAVIAGSWRDHLQDGGQVYSLGLSLPHGFHQNQTGAGIILSARCGAWPPWNNCHHQPYLLHGHHFLGSKPYYSTAEAEALLRTRARHLARAVGTPDLIPQGCSSQNDQIMNHQRRRLLQETLLHNGDNHDPLDLELTLDIGPRREKRKISGCSWSKQNDSGGDKEVENTTATGLSLSLFSSPPARTSSDSDHTILGVSMDKGKAHATRASTLDLTV; encoded by the exons ATGAGAGAAATCCATCCATCGAGCATGGAGGAAAGTAACAAAGGCTTTGAGAGCTCTACGGATCAGCCTCCATCCGGcggcgaggccgaggaggacgcTGCTGCCGATGCTCCCCACGGGCGCGACGGAAGCTCGAGCAATAGCAGCACGGTGGAACTGGAGGAAGCCGGCGGGGACAGCAGCAGGAAGACCggcgcctcctcgtcgtcggtgCGCCCCTACGTCCGCTCCAAGAACCCCCGCCTCCGCTGGACGCCGGAGCTCCACCTCTGCTTCCTCCGCGCCGTCGAGAAGCTTGGCGGCCAAGATC GTGCAACTCCCAAGCTCGTTCTTCAACTGATGAACGTTAAAGGGCTTAGCATAGGCCATGTCAAGAGCCATCTCCAA ATGTATAGGAGCAAGAAGATCGACGACTCGGGCCAGG ATTATTCATTTGCAGTGATAGCTGGTTCATGGAGAGATCACTTGCAAGATGGGGGACAAGTGTACAGCCTCGGTCTCTCCTTGCCTCATGGCTTTCATCAGAACCAGACTGGTGCTGGCATTATATTGTCAGCAAG GTGTGGTGCCTGGCCTCCATGGAATAATTGTCATCACCAACCATACTTGCTTCATGGCCACCATTTTCTTGGATCGAAACCCTACTACTCAACAGCTGAAGCCGAGGCTTTACTTAGAACCCGTGCTCGACATTTAGCTAGAGCAGTTGGAACACCAGATTTGATCCCTCAAGGCTGTTCATCTCAAAATGATCAAATCATGAATCATCAAAGACGTCGACTGCTGCAAGAGACACTTCTGCATAATGGGGATAACCATGATCCTCTTGATCTCGAACTCACACTGGATATCGGGCCGCGGCGGGAGAAGAGAAAGATATCAGGTTGCAGCTGGAGCAAACAAAACGATAGTGGCGGTGATAAAGAAGTGGAGAATACTACTGCAACTGGGCTATCTCTTTCTTTGTTCTCATCTCCTCCTGCGAGGACAAGTAGTGATAGTGATCATACAATCTTAGGTGTCAGTATGGATAAAGGGAAAGCGCATGCAACAAGGGCAAGTACTCTTGATCTCACCGTATGA
- the LOC133900446 gene encoding uncharacterized protein LOC133900446, protein MPKSKRNRPVTLSKTKKKPGLERKGKVVTEIKDAIEHYTSVYVFTYGNMRNQKLKDLREQLKSSSRIFLAGKKVMQIALGRSAADEAKTGLHKLSKFLQGDSGLFFTNLPRDDVERLFREFEEHDFARTGSTATETVELKEGPMEQFTHEMEPFLRKQGLPVRLNKGDVELVADHVVCEEGKPLSPEAAQTLRLLGIQMATFRLYLVCRWSFDDFEVYKEGLVHLGADDSS, encoded by the exons ATGCCGAAATCCAAGCGCAACCGCCCAG TGACCCTatcaaagaccaagaagaagccaGGTCTAGAGCGCAAGGGCAAAGTAGTCACCGAAATCAAAGATGCCATTGAGCACTACACCAGTGTCTATGTATTTACCTACGGCAACATGAGGAATCAGAAGCTCAAGGACCTCAGGGAGCAGCTAAAGTCCTCTAGCAG GATATTCCTTGCTGGAAAGAAAGTCATGCAGATAGCGCTGGGACGCTCAGCTGCTGATGAAGCTAAAACAGGCCTGCATAAACTTTCCAAG TTCCTCCAAGGTGATTCTGGACTGTTCTTTACTAATCTTCCCAGGGATGATGTTGAAAG ATTGTTTCGAGAATTTGAGGAGCATGATTTTGCAAGAACGGGAAGTACCGCAACAGAAACG GTTGAGCTTAAGGAAGGCCCTATGGAACAGTTTACACATGAAATGGAACCCTTCTTACGCAAGCAAGGACTGCCGGTTCGCCTGAACAAAG GTGATGTAGAGTTAGTTGCAGATCATGTAGTGTGTGAAGAAGGGAAGCCCCTTTCGCCAGAAGCAGCACAGACTCTG CGATTGCTTGGGATACAGATGGCAACATTCCGGCTGTACCTTGTCTGCCGCTGGTCTTTTGATGACTTCGAAGTTTACAAAGAAGGCTTGGTGCACCTAGGAGCTGATGATTCCTCTTAA
- the LOC133900438 gene encoding clathrin heavy chain 1, which translates to MAAANAPIAMREALTLTSLGIAPQFVTFTHVTMESDKYICVRETSPQNSVVIIDMAMPMQPLRRPITADSALMNPNTRILALKAQIPGTTQDHLQIFNIEAKTKIKSHQMPEQVVFWKWITPKLLGLVTQTSVYHWSIEGDSEPAKMFDRTANLANNQIINYRCDPTEKWLVLIGIAPGAPERPQLVKGNMQLFSVDQQRSQALEAHAASFATFKVVGNENPSTLICFASKSTNAGQITSKLHVIELGAQPGKPGFSKKQADLFFPPDFQDDFPVAMQISQKYGLIYVITKLGLLFVYDLETAAAVYRNRISPDPIFLTAESSSTGGFYAINRRGQVLHATVNDATVVPFVSGQLNNLELAVNLAKRANLPGAENLVVQRFQELFAQTKYKEAAELAAESPQGLLRTPETVAKFQSVPVQAGQTPPLLQYFGTLLTRGKLNAFESLELSRLVVNQNKKNLLENWLAEDKLECSEELGDLVKTVDNDLALKIYIKARATPKVVAAFAERREFDKILIYSKQVGYTPDYLFLLQTILRTDPQGAVNFALMMSQMEGGCPVDYNTITDLFLQRNMIREATAFLLDVLKPNLPEHAFLQTKVLEINLVTYPNVADAILANGMFSHYDRPRIAQLCEKAGLYLRALQHYSELPDIKRVIVNTHAIEPQALVEFFGTLSREWALECMKDLLLVNLRGNLQIVVQAAKEYSEQLGVDACIKLFEQFKSYEGLYFFLGSYLSSSEDPDIHFKYIEAAARTGQIKEVERVTRESNFYDAEKTKNFLMEAKLPDARPLINVCDRFGFVPDLTHYLYTNNMLRYIEGYVQKVNPGNAPLVVGQLLDDECPEDFIKGLILSVRSLLPVEPLVDECEKRNRLRLLTQFLEHLVSEGSQDVHVHNALGKIIIDSNNNPEHFLTTNPFYDSRVVGKYCEKRDPTLAVVAYRRGQCDDELINVTNKNSLFKLQARYVVERMDGDLWDKVLQPENEYRRQLIDQVVSTALPESKSPEQVSAAVKAFMTADLPHELIELLEKIVLQNSAFSGNFNLQNLLILTAIKADPSRVMDYVNRLDNFDGPAVGEVAVEAQLYEEAFAIFKKFNLNVQAVNVLLDNIRSIERAEEFAYRVEEDAVWSQVAKAQLREGLVSEAIESFIRADDAAHFLDVIRAAEEANVYNDLVKYLLMVRQKAREPKVDGELIFAYAKIDRLSDIEEFILMPNVANLQNVGDRLYDEELYEAAKIIYAFISNWAKLAITLVKLKQFQGAVDAARKANSAKTWKEVCFSCVDAEEFRLAQICGLNIIVQVDDLEEVSEYYQNRGCFSELISLMESGLGLERAHMGIFTELGVLYARYRPEKLMEHIKLFSTRLNIPKLIRACDEQQHWKELTYLYIQYDEFDNAATTIMNHSPDAWDHMQFKDVCVKIANVELYYKAVHFYLQEHPDLINDMLNVLALRLDHTRVVDIMRKAGQLHLVKPYMVAVQSNNVSAVNEALNELYVEEEDYERLRESVDMHDNFDQIGLAQKLEKHELLEMRRIAAYIYKKAGRWKQSIALSKKDNMYKDCMETCSQSGDRELSEDLLVYFIEQGKKECFASCLFICYDLIRPDVALELAWMNNMVDFAFPYLLQFTREYTSKVDDLVKDKIESQKEEKAKEKEEKDLVAQQNMYAQLLPLALPAPPMPGMGGPPPPMGGMGMPPMGGMGMPPMGPGPMPAFGMPPMGSY; encoded by the exons ATGGCGGCGGCCAACGCCCCCATCGCCATGCGCGAGGCCCTCACG CTGACGAGCCTGGGCATCGCGCCGCAGTTCGTCACCTTCACCCATGTCACCATGGAGTCGGACAAGTACATCTGCGTCCGCGAGACCTCCCCGCAGAACAGCGTCGTCATCATCGACATGGCCATGCCCATGCAGCCGCTCCGCCGTCCCATCACCGCGGACTCCGCGCTCATGAACCCCAACACCAGGATCCTCGCACTCAAAG CCCAAATACCTGGAACAACACAGGATCACCTTCAAATATTTAATATTGAGGCTAAGACCAAAATAAAGTCTCACCAGATGCCGGAGCAG GTTGTGTTTTGGAAATGGATCACTCCTAAGTTGTTGGGTTTAGTAACACAAACATCAGTTTATCACTGGTCAATTGAAGGCGATTCTGAGCCTGCCAAGATGTTTGATAGGACAGCTAATTtggcaaataatcagatcatcaATTATCGATGTGACCCAACGGAGAAGTGGCTTGTGCTTATTGGAATTGCACCTGGTGCTCCAGAG AGGCCACAATTGGTGAAGGGAAATATGCAACTTTTTTCTGTTGACCAGCAGCGTAGCCAGGCACTTGAAGCCCATGCAGCATCTTTTGCAACATTTAAG GTTGTTGGTAATGAGAACCCATCAACCCTTATTTGTTTTGCCTCAAAGTCAACTAATGCTGGACAGATCACTTCAAAGTTACATGTGATTGAACTGGGTGCCCAGCCAG GGAAACCTGGCTTTTCTAAGAAACAAGCTGACCTCTTCTTTCCACCGGATTTCCAGGACGATTTTCCTGTAGCTATGCAG ATTTCACAAAAGTATGGGCTTATCTATGTAATTACAAAGCTTGGACTTTTGTTTGTATATGACTTGGAAACTGCCGCAGCAGTTTACAGAAATAGAATCAGTCCAGATCCTATATTCTTGACAGCAGAATCTTCCTCAACTGGTGGGTTTTATGCCATCAACAGAAGAGGGCAGGTTTTACATGCCACAGTTAATGATGCAACCGTTGTGCCTTTCGTCAGTGGTCAA TTAAACAACCTTGAGCTAGCTGTGAATCTTGCCAAGAGAGCTAATCTTCCCGGTGCAGAGAACTTG GTTGTGCAAAGGTTCCAGGAACTGTTTGCACAAACGAAATACAAGGAAGCAGCTGAGCTGGCTGCAGAATCACCTCAGGGCCTCCTGAGAACACCTGAGACTGTTGCAAAATTTCAG AGTGTTCCTGTGCAAGCTGGGCAAACACCCCCACTGTTGCAGTACTTCGGTACATTGCTAACTCGAGGGAAGCTCAATGCTTTCGAGTCTCTTGAGCTATCTCGACTTGTTGTCAATCAGAACAAAAAGAACCTTCTTGAAAATTGGTTGGCGGAAGACAAGCTAGAGTGCAGTGAAGAACTTGGAGATCTTGTGAAG ACTGTGGACAATGATCTTGCACTGAAAATATACATAAAGGCTAGGGCGACCCCTAAAGTTGTTGCTGCTTTTGCTGAAAGGAGGGAGTTTGACAAAATTCTTATATATTCAAAGCAG GTTGGATACACTCCAGAttatctcttcctcctccagacCATCTTACGTACAGATCCACAG GGAGCTGTGAACTTTGCTCTCATGATGTCACAAATGGAGGGAGGTTGTCCAGTAGATTATAATACTATAACTGATCTCTTCCTTCAG AGAAACATGATACGGGAGGCAACAGCTTTTCTGTTGGATGTGCTGAAACCAAACTTGCCAGAGCATGCTTTTCTTCAAACCAAG GTTTTGGAGATCAATTTAGTGACTTACCCAAACGTTGCTGATGCCATTCTTGCTAATGGTATGTTCAGTCATTACGATCGCCCTCGTATTGCTCAGCTGTGTGAAAAGGCTGGCTTGTACTTGCGAGCCCTCCAG CATTACTCAGAGTTACCTGATATCAAGCGTGTCATTGTAAATACCCATGCCATTGAGCCACAG GCACTCGTTGAGTTCTTTGGCACCCTTTCAAGAGAGTGGGCATTAGAGTGCATGAAGGACCTTCTCCTGGTCAATCTGAGGGGAAATCTTCAAATTGTTGTTCAG GCTGCGAAAGAATACTCTGAGCAGCTTGGAGTTGACGCTTGCATAAAACTATTTGAGCAATTCAAATCTTACGAGGGCCTTTACTTTTTCTTGGGATCCTATTTGAGCTCCAG TGAGGACCCAGATATCCATTTCAAATACATAGAAGCAGCTGCAAGGACTGGACAGATCAAAGAAGTTGAACGTGTAACCAGAGAGTCTAACTTCTATGATGCTGAGAAGACAAAGAACTTTTTGATGGAAGCAAAACTACCTGATGCCCGCCCACTGATTAATGTTTGCGATCGCTTTGGTTTTGTTCCAGATCTAACTCACTATCTGTACACAAACAATATGCTTCGGTATATCGAAGGCTATGTACAGAAA GTGAATCCTGGAAATGCTCCCTTGGTAGTGGGGCAGCTACTCGATGACGAGTGCCCTGAAGATTTTATCAAGGGTTTGATTCTCTCTGTTCGTTCTCTCCTTCCTGTTGAGCCACTTGTTGATGAATGTGAGAAGAG GAACCGCCTACGGTTGCTCACACAGTTCTTGGAACACTTAGTGAGTGAGGGTAGCCAAGATGTGCATGTCCACAATGCTCTTGGGAAAATCATCATCGACAGCAACAATAATCCAGAGCATTTCCTTACCACAAACCCATTTTATGACTCTCGTGTAGTGGGTAAATACTGTGAAAAGAGGGATCCTACACTTGCTGTTGTTGCTTACAGACGTGGGCAGTGTGATGATGAACTTATTAATGTCACTAACAAAAACTCACTGTTCAAGCTGCAAGCTAG ATATGTAGTTGAAAGAATGGATGGTGATCTGTGGGATAAAGTTCTTCAGCCTGAAAATGAATATAGAAGGCAACTCATTGACCAAGTGGTTTCTACCGCATTGCCTGAGAGCAAGAGCCCTGAGCAAGTGTCTGCTGCTGTTAAGGCTTTCATGACAGCTGACCTCCCTCATGAACTGATCGAGCTTCTTGAAAAGATTGTCCTTCAGAATTCTGCTTTCAGTGGAAACTTCAATCTGCAGAACTTGCTCATCTTGACTGCCATCAAGGCGGACCCATCCAGAGTCATGGATTATGTTAACAGATTGGACAACTTTGATGGGCCTGCCGTTGGAGAAGTCGCTGTTGAGGCTCAACTGTATGAGGAGGCTTTTGCTATATTCAAGAAGTTCAACTTAAACGTGCAGGCTGTCAATGTTCTCTTAGATAACATCCGAAGCATAGAAAGAGCTGAAGAGTTTGCATACCGTGTTGAAGAAGATGCAGTTTGGAGCCAGGTTGCTAAGGCCCAGTTACGTGAAGGTTTAGTAAGTGAAGCAATTGAGTCCTTCATTCGTGCAGATGATGCAGCACATTTCCTTGATGTCATTCGTGCTGCTGAGGAAGCCAATGTGTACAATGATTTAGTTAAGTACCTTCTGATGGTAAGGCAAAAGGCAAGAGAGCCCAAAGTTGATGGAGAACTCATCTTTGCATATGCTAAGATTGATAGACTCAGTGACATTGAAGAGTTCATTCTTATGCCAAATGTTGCCAACCTCCAAAATGTCGGTGACCGTCTGTATGATGAAGAACTGTATGAAGCTGCAAAGATCATCTATGCCTTCATCTCAAACTGGGCTAAGCTGGCTATTACCCTGGTTAAGCTGAAGCAGTTCCAAGGTGCTGTGGATGCTGCTCGCAAGGCTAACAGCGCTAAGACATGGAAGGAGGTCTGCTTTTCTTGTGTTGATGCTGAGGAGTTCCGTCTGGCACAGATATGTGGTCTCAATATTATTGTCCAG GTTGATGACTTGGAAGAAGTGAGTGAATACTACCAAAATAGAGGATGCTTTAGTGAACTTATATCTCTCATGGAGAGTGGTCTTGGACTTGAACGTGCACACATGGGCATCTTTACAGAATTGGGAGTACTGTATGCTAGATACCGCCCTGAGAAGCTAATGGAGCACATAAAACTTTTCTCTACCCGTCTCAACATTCCTAAGCTTATCCGGGCTTGTGATGAGCAACAACACTGGAAAGAACTTACCTACCTATACATACAGTATGATGAATTTGACAATGCTGCCACCACTATCATGAACCATTCTCCGGATGCATGGGATCATATGCAGTTCAAGGATGTTTGTGTTAAAATTGCAAATGTTGAGCTATATTACAAGGCAGTGCACTTCTATTTGCAAGAGCACCCTGATCTCATCAATGATATGCTAAATGTGCTTGCACTTCGTTTAGATCATACCAGAGTTGTAGACATAATGCGCAAG GCTGGTCAGTTGCATCTTGTGAAGCCGTATATGGTTGCAGTTCAGAGTAACAATGTCTCTGCTGTGAATGAAGCGTTGAATGAGCTTTATGTTGAGGAGGAAGACTATGAGAGACTCCGTGAATCAGTTGATATGCACGATAACTTTGATCAGATAGGTCTTGCCCAGAAG CTAGAGAAGCATGAATTGCTTGAGATGAGGAGGATTGCTGCCTACATTTACAAGAAGGCTGGCAGATGGAAGCAATCCATTGCTCTATCGAAGAAAGACAACATGTACAAGGATTGCATGGAGACATGCTCACAGTCTGGTGACCGTGAGCTGTCGGAGGACTTGCTTGTCTATTTTATCGAGCAG GGGAAGAAAGAATGCTTTGCTTCTTGCCTCTTCATTTGTTATGACTTGATTCGGCCGGATGTTGCTCTTGAGCTTGCATGGATGAACAACATGGTGGACTTTGCTTTCCCATATCTGTTGCAG TTCACTCGTGAATACACCAGCAAGGTTGATGATTTAGTGAAGGACAAAATTGAgtcacaaaaagaagaaaaggccaaAGAGAAGGAGGAAAAAGATCTTGTTGCTCAGCAG AACATGTACGCGCAATTGCTCCCTCTTGCCTTGCCTGCTCCACCGATGCCTGGTATGGGCGGTCCTCCACCTCCCATGGGTGGAATGGGCATGCCTCCAATGGGTGGAATGGGTATGCCTCCGATGGGTCCTGGTCCAATGCCAGCATTTGGGATGCCACCAATGGGGAGCTACTAA
- the LOC133899996 gene encoding transcription factor LUX-like isoform X2 → MREIHPSSMEESNKGFESSTDQPPSGGEAEEDAAADAPHGRDGSSSNSSTVELEEAGGDSSRKTGASSSSVRPYVRSKNPRLRWTPELHLCFLRAVEKLGGQDRATPKLVLQLMNVKGLSIGHVKSHLQMYRSKKIDDSGQVIAGSWRDHLQDGGQVYSLGLSLPHGFHQNQTGAGIILSARCGAWPPWNNCHHQPYLLHGHHFLGSKPYYSTAEAEALLRTRARHLARAVGTPDLIPQGCSSQNDQIMNHQRRRLLQETLLHNGDNHDPLDLELTLDIGPRREKRKISGCSWSKQNDSGGDKEVENTTATGLSLSLFSSPPARTSSDSDHTILGVSMDKGKAHATRASTLDLTV, encoded by the exons ATGAGAGAAATCCATCCATCGAGCATGGAGGAAAGTAACAAAGGCTTTGAGAGCTCTACGGATCAGCCTCCATCCGGcggcgaggccgaggaggacgcTGCTGCCGATGCTCCCCACGGGCGCGACGGAAGCTCGAGCAATAGCAGCACGGTGGAACTGGAGGAAGCCGGCGGGGACAGCAGCAGGAAGACCggcgcctcctcgtcgtcggtgCGCCCCTACGTCCGCTCCAAGAACCCCCGCCTCCGCTGGACGCCGGAGCTCCACCTCTGCTTCCTCCGCGCCGTCGAGAAGCTTGGCGGCCAAGATC GTGCAACTCCCAAGCTCGTTCTTCAACTGATGAACGTTAAAGGGCTTAGCATAGGCCATGTCAAGAGCCATCTCCAA ATGTATAGGAGCAAGAAGATCGACGACTCGGGCCAGG TGATAGCTGGTTCATGGAGAGATCACTTGCAAGATGGGGGACAAGTGTACAGCCTCGGTCTCTCCTTGCCTCATGGCTTTCATCAGAACCAGACTGGTGCTGGCATTATATTGTCAGCAAG GTGTGGTGCCTGGCCTCCATGGAATAATTGTCATCACCAACCATACTTGCTTCATGGCCACCATTTTCTTGGATCGAAACCCTACTACTCAACAGCTGAAGCCGAGGCTTTACTTAGAACCCGTGCTCGACATTTAGCTAGAGCAGTTGGAACACCAGATTTGATCCCTCAAGGCTGTTCATCTCAAAATGATCAAATCATGAATCATCAAAGACGTCGACTGCTGCAAGAGACACTTCTGCATAATGGGGATAACCATGATCCTCTTGATCTCGAACTCACACTGGATATCGGGCCGCGGCGGGAGAAGAGAAAGATATCAGGTTGCAGCTGGAGCAAACAAAACGATAGTGGCGGTGATAAAGAAGTGGAGAATACTACTGCAACTGGGCTATCTCTTTCTTTGTTCTCATCTCCTCCTGCGAGGACAAGTAGTGATAGTGATCATACAATCTTAGGTGTCAGTATGGATAAAGGGAAAGCGCATGCAACAAGGGCAAGTACTCTTGATCTCACCGTATGA